From Octopus sinensis unplaced genomic scaffold, ASM634580v1 Contig19199, whole genome shotgun sequence, the proteins below share one genomic window:
- the LOC115232046 gene encoding uncharacterized protein LOC115232046, which produces MDNLKAVEVEKLHKYDILASELEIIYKAKVKILPIVITLDAITSKYFKIYMDLIGIKDSVLAYIQTIALKKTLEGMFVEYKHGFEDVMTKALILNKDYAVWNTHQSGANSMKRRHDEVTENVYSEEGQINSKRITKDDGAVQGGPRPVNLKI; this is translated from the coding sequence ATGGATAATTTAAAAGCAGTTGAAGttgaaaaacttcataaatatGATATCCTGGCAAGTGAATTAGAAATCATTTACAAAGCCAAAGTCAAAATACTTCCGATTGTCATTACCCTGGATGCGATCACCtccaagtattttaaaatatacatggatTTGATTGGCATTAAAGACAGTGTTCTGGCATACATCCAAACGATTGCATTAAAGAAGACGTTGGAAGGAATGTTCGTAGAATATAAACATGGTTTCGAAGACGTAATGACGAAAGCATTGATTCTCAACAAAGATTATGCAGTGTGGAACACTCACCAAAGTGGAGCTAACTCGATGAAGAGGAGACATGATGAGGTGACAGAAAACGTATACTCTGAGGAAGGACAAATTAATAGCAAGAGGATCACGAAAGATGATGGTGCAGTTCAGGGAGGCCCAAGACcagtaaatttaaaaatttaa